A part of Candidatus Margulisiibacteriota bacterium genomic DNA contains:
- a CDS encoding divergent polysaccharide deacetylase family protein, with protein sequence MIGSKKLHFVLFLFFITFTVINLLFFLTKYILLEKETEQYFPKVETVKTLPVDGSETSLNTQALDTKRDVAIRVQNKQDNNKLKQIAIVIDDLGIRTVRYYLLDLMENKINLAIMPGEEHSLDLVKYYKMKRNCELLMHMPMEPFATKEDKESGHFKTIGYKYILTSSDSKKDIRSKLDESFDSLLGAAAISGLNNHMGSYVTSSRNMVNEIVRWSKRNKLYVLDSLTSPSSVFYEQARKSRVKAAYNQVYLDNIDDSDYIKKQLEHVQQLADKEGQVIAIGHINKNYTMEVLFEWMPLAVEQGYTFVFVSELAQ encoded by the coding sequence ATGATTGGTTCAAAAAAACTTCATTTTGTTTTATTTTTATTTTTTATAACCTTTACAGTAATTAATTTATTATTTTTTTTAACTAAATATATTCTCTTAGAAAAAGAAACAGAACAATATTTTCCTAAAGTAGAAACAGTAAAAACCCTTCCAGTGGATGGTTCAGAAACTAGTTTAAATACTCAAGCTTTAGACACAAAGCGGGATGTGGCAATTAGAGTGCAGAATAAACAAGACAACAATAAATTAAAACAAATTGCTATCGTTATAGATGATTTAGGCATAAGAACTGTTAGATATTATTTATTAGATTTGATGGAAAATAAAATTAATTTGGCAATTATGCCTGGAGAAGAACATTCTTTGGACTTAGTGAAATATTATAAAATGAAAAGAAACTGTGAACTATTAATGCACATGCCAATGGAGCCATTTGCAACGAAAGAGGATAAAGAAAGTGGACACTTCAAGACGATAGGATATAAGTATATTCTTACTTCTAGTGATAGCAAGAAGGACATTCGCTCAAAGCTGGATGAATCTTTTGATTCTTTGTTAGGAGCTGCTGCAATTTCAGGACTTAACAACCATATGGGTTCATACGTGACTTCATCAAGGAATATGGTTAATGAAATAGTCCGATGGTCCAAAAGAAACAAGCTGTATGTTCTGGATAGTTTAACTTCTCCGTCTTCTGTGTTTTATGAACAAGCCAGAAAATCTAGAGTTAAGGCTGCATATAATCAGGTTTATTTAGATAATATAGATGATTCAGATTATATTAAGAAACAGCTAGAACATGTTCAACAATTAGCTGACAAGGAAGGGCAAGTTATAGCGATTGGACATATTAACAAAAATTATACAATGGAAGTTTTGTTTGAATGGATGCCACTTGCAGTTGAACAAGGATATACTTTTGTTTTTGTATCTGAATTAGCTCAGTAA
- the mltG gene encoding endolytic transglycosylase MltG: MKRVLCFLLILSFSFGSIVNIKIPKGASASSIAQILKQEGLIKNELKFKLLVKTFNKEHNFLPGRFKINSNTSYLNIINQLQNPKNIQVAKITIPEGFNLFQINNLLVKKELLPKDEFYDFATDRSKFIHLLENIPELYNEPELNQLEGFLFPDTYILGYDMTTEEIIKVMLKRFKNKVLPAYNISKENNTLPKRKDKTMSFYNIISLASIIEGEAITANERATIAGVFLNRMNKKMILGSCTTVHYARALEGLPKVKDLSYEDTRIQSDYNTYINAGLPPSPISSPGLASIEAALNPEKNNYYFFVSNKDGTHHFSKTEAEHNIWKRRYYKK, from the coding sequence ATGAAAAGAGTACTGTGCTTTTTACTCATATTAAGCTTTAGTTTTGGCTCCATAGTCAATATAAAAATTCCAAAAGGTGCCTCCGCTTCTAGCATTGCACAAATCCTGAAACAAGAAGGTCTCATCAAAAATGAACTTAAATTTAAACTCTTAGTCAAAACGTTTAATAAAGAACACAACTTTCTACCAGGTAGATTTAAGATAAATTCAAACACAAGCTACCTAAATATTATTAATCAATTACAAAATCCAAAAAATATTCAAGTTGCTAAAATCACAATTCCTGAAGGATTTAATTTATTCCAAATAAATAACCTTTTGGTCAAAAAAGAGTTACTCCCAAAAGATGAATTCTATGATTTCGCTACAGATAGAAGCAAGTTTATACATTTACTTGAAAATATCCCCGAACTATATAACGAGCCAGAACTTAACCAACTTGAAGGATTTTTATTCCCAGACACATATATTCTTGGTTATGACATGACCACAGAAGAAATAATCAAAGTGATGCTAAAACGTTTTAAAAACAAAGTGCTGCCTGCCTACAATATCAGTAAGGAAAACAACACATTACCAAAAAGAAAAGACAAAACAATGTCTTTTTATAACATTATCTCGCTTGCTTCTATTATTGAAGGAGAAGCAATTACTGCAAATGAAAGAGCAACAATTGCAGGTGTTTTCTTAAACAGAATGAATAAAAAAATGATACTTGGCTCCTGTACCACTGTTCATTATGCAAGAGCTCTGGAAGGTCTGCCAAAAGTCAAAGATCTTTCATATGAAGACACCAGAATACAAAGCGATTACAATACATACATTAATGCTGGACTACCACCTTCCCCTATTAGTAGTCCTGGTTTAGCGTCAATAGAGGCAGCTCTTAATCCAGAAAAAAACAACTATTATTTCTTTGTCTCCAACAAAGATGGAACGCATCACTTTTCTAAAACAGAAGCAGAACACAACATTTGGAAAAGACGATATTATAAAAAATAA